One genomic region from Bacillus sp. SLBN-46 encodes:
- the narI gene encoding respiratory nitrate reductase subunit gamma, translated as MTFFQNFFWVSFPYIMLTMFVVGHIYRYNVDQFGWSAKSSEFLEKKQLKWGSILFHYGIVFVFFGHVAGVLVPKALYDVIGVTDHMYHLGAVWIGGIAGISTIIGVVLLMIRRFTVKRIYIHSTFRDIIVLVLLTLIIFSGFVNTVWYTGRGVAFEYRETISPWFRGILSLRPTPSLMVGIPLGFQIHVVSALLLFGIWPFTRLVHVWSLPLEYLNRKFIVYRSIIGRRPIAMSTNRSKNKSGT; from the coding sequence ATGACATTTTTTCAAAATTTCTTTTGGGTGTCTTTCCCTTATATCATGTTGACGATGTTCGTGGTGGGGCATATTTATCGATATAACGTTGATCAGTTTGGATGGTCAGCAAAGTCAAGTGAGTTTCTTGAAAAGAAACAGTTGAAATGGGGAAGTATTCTATTTCACTATGGGATTGTCTTCGTTTTCTTTGGACATGTGGCTGGCGTACTCGTTCCAAAGGCACTTTACGATGTTATTGGAGTTACCGATCATATGTACCATCTTGGGGCAGTATGGATTGGTGGAATTGCTGGAATTTCTACTATTATAGGAGTTGTCTTACTTATGATTCGCAGATTTACCGTAAAGCGAATCTATATTCATAGCACCTTTCGGGATATTATTGTTCTCGTTTTATTAACACTTATTATTTTTTCAGGCTTTGTTAACACAGTCTGGTATACAGGTAGAGGAGTAGCATTTGAATATAGGGAAACAATTAGTCCATGGTTCCGTGGTATTCTTTCTCTACGTCCGACACCAAGTTTAATGGTAGGTATTCCGCTAGGTTTTCAAATTCATGTGGTATCAGCCCTGTTACTTTTTGGTATTTGGCCTTTTACCAGATTAGTTCATGTATGGAGTCTCCCACTAGAGTATTTAAACCGAAAATTTATTGTATATCGTTCCATTATCGGAAGACGTCCAATCGCGATGTCAACGAACCGATCTAAAAATAAAAGTGGAACCTAA
- a CDS encoding cold-inducible protein YdjO-related protein, with translation MFYGKRAKEEEIEIILVDTEIYSCMDDSCIGWMRKEFVADDLLCPMCGNEMIQEMRELPKI, from the coding sequence ATTTTTTACGGTAAACGAGCTAAAGAAGAAGAGATTGAAATAATACTGGTGGATACCGAAATCTATTCTTGTATGGATGACTCATGTATTGGCTGGATGAGAAAAGAATTTGTTGCAGATGATTTATTATGTCCGATGTGTGGCAATGAAATGATACAGGAAATGAGAGAGCTTCCCAAAATCTAA
- a CDS encoding transcriptional regulator SplA domain-containing protein, translated as MSYIDMNNAKPGDEVYVIYRNPHVPSVANVKAAEIVQHPKDPNALALFLNETFHVIEDDDALFSTSEAAQQAYDDHFFSSSDE; from the coding sequence ATGAGTTATATCGATATGAATAACGCAAAACCAGGCGATGAAGTCTATGTCATATATCGAAATCCACATGTTCCCTCGGTAGCAAATGTAAAGGCTGCTGAAATTGTTCAGCATCCAAAAGACCCTAATGCATTGGCTTTATTTTTAAATGAGACGTTCCATGTCATTGAGGATGATGACGCATTATTTTCAACCTCTGAAGCAGCACAACAGGCTTATGATGATCATTTCTTTAGTTCCTCCGATGAATAA
- the yhfH gene encoding protein YhfH — protein sequence MLMSPVEFFRNLPKKECSECGQHMEEQAESYFMECDHCLAKKEE from the coding sequence ATGTTAATGAGTCCGGTTGAGTTTTTCCGTAATTTACCTAAGAAGGAATGTTCAGAGTGTGGTCAGCATATGGAGGAACAGGCTGAAAGTTATTTTATGGAATGTGACCACTGTTTAGCGAAAAAAGAAGAGTAG
- a CDS encoding PAS domain S-box protein yields MNAMIGTFHPYFIIIAIGLTIMASYTALDMFTLIRSTDQNKRLLFLGGTFSMGIGIWIMNFIGHIAADTNRFASYHIPLTILSIFIGIAFTGMAFLSFFGKSIGYYHLIVGSTFLTFAVLSVQVISLYAMNVSIKYNFSLYLFTVLLIFGLFLFSFWILYSTKSFNKSNQVWLKPLSAIIMSASIAQGHFLLKRATITTSEVVRESSTDSPFFIYLVLFVAVLIIGGLIISSALISKQLATTDTNLKDIKAALDAAAIVAITDPHGTIIYINDKFEEISKYKKEEILGKNHRILNSGYHSKEFFKNLWKTIHSGQIWRGEIRNKAKDGSFYWVDTTIVPFVNSKGKPVQYIAIRSDITNRKKAEEHLKETIKEINDIKFALDQSSIVAFTDAKGIITSVNDKFCEISKYSREEIMGRDHSILNSGYHSKDFFKNLWRTIGEGRVWKGEIRNKAKDGTYYWVDTTIVPFLNEHGKPYQYLAIRNDITERKKTEEVLHRQDKLAAVGQLAAGVAHEIRNPLTSMKGYAEFLQLDEKDPERMEFLNIILDEIERVNTIVEDFMVLAKPKAVELEEKNVVPVIKNVVSLLEFEARKKNVHLSFDCNQEIIQIECDENRLKQVFLNFIKNGIEAMPNGGDLHVKTIIHENNVQISIQDSGVGIPKEKLKKLGEPFFTTKKNGNGLGLMVSFKIIESHYGKVFVESEPNKGTTFNILLPAKTA; encoded by the coding sequence ATGAATGCGATGATTGGAACTTTTCATCCTTATTTTATTATTATTGCCATCGGATTAACCATAATGGCATCATATACAGCTTTAGATATGTTCACCTTAATCAGGTCGACTGACCAAAATAAAAGACTGCTTTTTCTTGGTGGAACATTTTCTATGGGAATTGGCATATGGATCATGAATTTTATTGGACATATTGCTGCTGATACAAATCGATTCGCTAGTTACCATATTCCACTTACTATTCTTTCTATTTTTATCGGAATTGCATTTACAGGAATGGCGTTCCTTTCGTTTTTTGGAAAATCAATTGGATACTACCATCTAATTGTTGGTAGCACATTTTTAACGTTTGCGGTGCTATCAGTCCAGGTCATTAGTTTATATGCTATGAATGTAAGCATTAAATATAATTTTTCACTATACTTGTTTACGGTATTGTTAATATTTGGATTATTTTTATTTTCCTTTTGGATCCTTTACTCCACAAAAAGCTTTAACAAAAGTAATCAGGTTTGGTTAAAACCATTAAGTGCAATCATTATGTCTGCTTCCATTGCTCAAGGGCATTTTCTTCTAAAACGGGCCACGATTACCACTAGTGAAGTAGTTAGAGAATCAAGTACTGACAGTCCTTTTTTTATTTATTTAGTATTATTTGTTGCGGTTCTAATCATTGGAGGACTCATCATTTCAAGTGCACTAATAAGTAAACAATTAGCTACAACAGATACTAATTTAAAGGATATTAAGGCAGCACTTGACGCTGCAGCCATTGTTGCTATAACTGATCCCCACGGAACTATTATTTATATTAATGATAAATTCGAAGAGATTTCTAAGTACAAAAAGGAAGAGATTCTTGGGAAAAATCACCGGATATTAAATTCAGGATATCATTCAAAGGAATTCTTCAAAAATTTATGGAAAACCATTCATTCAGGCCAAATTTGGCGGGGGGAAATTCGTAATAAAGCAAAGGATGGTTCTTTTTATTGGGTCGATACGACTATTGTTCCGTTCGTGAATTCAAAAGGGAAACCAGTTCAATATATAGCAATTAGATCGGATATCACCAATAGAAAAAAAGCAGAAGAGCATTTAAAAGAAACTATTAAAGAAATTAATGATATAAAATTTGCTTTGGATCAATCCTCTATTGTAGCCTTTACTGATGCAAAAGGAATCATTACAAGTGTCAATGACAAGTTCTGCGAAATATCTAAATACAGCCGTGAAGAAATTATGGGGAGAGACCATAGTATCCTGAATTCTGGATACCATTCTAAAGACTTCTTCAAAAATCTTTGGAGAACTATTGGTGAAGGAAGAGTATGGAAGGGTGAAATCAGGAATAAGGCGAAAGATGGGACGTATTATTGGGTAGACACAACTATTGTTCCGTTTTTAAATGAACATGGCAAGCCCTATCAGTATCTTGCAATTCGAAACGACATTACTGAGAGAAAGAAAACGGAAGAAGTTTTACACCGTCAGGATAAGCTTGCTGCAGTTGGTCAACTGGCTGCTGGAGTTGCACATGAAATTCGAAACCCTCTTACATCCATGAAAGGATATGCTGAATTCTTACAGTTAGATGAGAAAGATCCTGAACGGATGGAATTCCTGAATATTATTCTTGATGAAATTGAAAGGGTCAATACCATTGTTGAAGATTTCATGGTATTAGCAAAACCAAAGGCAGTAGAATTAGAAGAAAAGAATGTTGTTCCTGTCATAAAAAATGTGGTTTCTCTACTTGAATTCGAAGCTAGAAAGAAAAATGTTCACTTGTCCTTTGACTGTAATCAAGAGATTATTCAAATTGAATGTGATGAAAATCGCTTAAAACAAGTATTCTTAAACTTTATTAAAAATGGAATTGAAGCCATGCCGAATGGTGGAGACCTGCATGTTAAGACCATCATTCATGAAAATAATGTGCAAATATCCATTCAAGATTCAGGGGTTGGAATTCCTAAAGAGAAATTAAAGAAGCTAGGGGAGCCATTTTTCACTACGAAAAAGAATGGTAACGGCTTAGGCTTAATGGTTAGTTTCAAGATTATTGAAAGCCATTATGGTAAGGTATTTGTTGAAAGTGAACCTAATAAAGGAACAACCTTTAATATTTTATTACCAGCAAAAACTGCTTAA
- the fdhF gene encoding formate dehydrogenase subunit alpha encodes MHAKNRLTSPLIRKAGKLVETTWEEAYQYIAKNLNQIKDTWGSNAISMFACARSTNESNFITQKFMRTVINSNNIDGCNRTUHAPSVAGLATVFGSGFPTNTLEDFDKAEVLLLMGSNTTEAHPIIANRIKKAVKSGLKIIVIDPRKIDMVKVAHRHLQINVGSDIALINAFIRVILEESLFDPTFIEQFTVDFEKLRKQVDLYTPEYAAAITGVKAEDIIATAREYATSNGSMIAYTLGITEHHCGVNNVFDIANLALLTGNIGKKGAGIMPLRGQNNVQGAGDMGCLPNQLTGALSLANDEFRARFEKEWNVVLNPQAGDTQTRTFDRLEMGELKALYVIGENPILADVHMNHTKEIFKKLDLLIVQDIFLTETAKLADVVLPARSWGEVDGTYTNTDRRIQRVRKAVEAHPNTKEDWEILCELSSLMGYSMHYDNSEEIWNEIRRLAWEMYGGISYERLEKEYSLHYPCPDEVHPGTFVMHERFHQQDPVVKKAPFVPVDYTEPLELPDNEYPFTLTTGRRYESYNTHTQTRYYATGVKVKQTEETVDIHPDDANRLGISDGEIVQVQSRRGELKVKAKVTDQVVPGLVFMSFHWSETPTNVLTLNEYDPISGTAEYKACAVSISKV; translated from the coding sequence GTGCATGCCAAGAATAGGTTAACGTCGCCACTGATCCGTAAAGCAGGGAAGCTGGTGGAAACAACATGGGAAGAAGCCTATCAATATATTGCTAAGAATCTAAATCAAATTAAAGATACTTGGGGCTCAAATGCCATAAGCATGTTTGCATGTGCGAGAAGTACAAATGAATCTAATTTCATTACACAAAAGTTTATGAGGACAGTTATTAATAGTAACAATATTGATGGTTGTAACCGAACGTGACATGCTCCTAGCGTTGCCGGTCTGGCAACTGTTTTTGGAAGCGGTTTCCCTACGAATACACTAGAAGACTTTGATAAGGCAGAAGTTTTACTTTTAATGGGTTCAAACACAACAGAAGCACATCCTATTATTGCCAATCGAATCAAGAAAGCAGTAAAGTCCGGATTAAAGATAATTGTAATAGACCCAAGGAAAATAGATATGGTAAAAGTGGCACATCGTCATTTACAAATCAATGTAGGTTCTGACATTGCTCTTATTAATGCTTTCATACGTGTTATTTTGGAAGAAAGCCTATTTGATCCAACGTTTATTGAGCAGTTTACTGTTGACTTTGAAAAATTAAGGAAACAGGTGGATCTGTACACTCCTGAATATGCTGCTGCAATAACCGGTGTAAAAGCAGAGGATATAATAGCAACCGCTAGAGAATATGCTACATCGAATGGTTCCATGATTGCATATACACTGGGCATTACAGAACACCATTGTGGGGTAAATAATGTATTTGATATTGCGAACTTAGCCTTACTAACAGGTAATATTGGTAAAAAGGGTGCAGGAATTATGCCACTTAGGGGGCAAAATAATGTCCAAGGTGCAGGTGACATGGGATGTTTACCGAACCAATTGACTGGAGCGTTGAGCCTGGCAAATGATGAGTTTAGAGCACGTTTTGAAAAGGAATGGAATGTGGTCCTTAATCCGCAAGCCGGTGACACACAAACACGAACTTTTGACCGGTTAGAGATGGGTGAATTAAAAGCACTCTATGTCATTGGAGAAAATCCAATCCTAGCCGACGTTCATATGAACCATACAAAAGAAATATTTAAAAAACTTGATTTATTAATTGTGCAAGATATTTTCTTAACAGAAACAGCTAAATTAGCTGACGTTGTTTTACCAGCCCGATCATGGGGAGAAGTAGATGGAACCTATACAAATACAGATAGAAGAATTCAACGCGTTCGAAAAGCTGTTGAGGCACACCCTAATACGAAAGAAGACTGGGAAATCCTTTGTGAACTGTCTAGCCTGATGGGCTATTCAATGCACTATGACAATAGTGAGGAAATTTGGAATGAAATAAGAAGGCTGGCATGGGAAATGTACGGTGGAATTTCTTATGAGAGACTAGAAAAAGAGTATAGTCTTCATTATCCTTGTCCTGATGAAGTCCATCCAGGCACATTTGTTATGCATGAGAGGTTCCATCAACAAGACCCTGTGGTGAAAAAAGCACCATTCGTTCCTGTTGACTATACAGAGCCTTTAGAGCTGCCGGATAATGAATATCCATTTACGCTAACGACTGGACGGCGCTATGAGTCATATAATACCCATACTCAAACACGCTATTATGCTACTGGAGTAAAAGTCAAGCAAACAGAAGAGACAGTCGATATACATCCAGATGATGCAAATAGATTAGGAATTTCAGATGGAGAAATTGTTCAGGTTCAATCTCGAAGAGGTGAACTCAAGGTTAAGGCGAAGGTAACCGATCAAGTGGTCCCTGGTCTAGTTTTTATGAGTTTCCACTGGAGTGAAACACCGACAAATGTATTAACCTTAAATGAATATGACCCAATTTCTGGAACAGCTGAATATAAAGCATGTGCTGTTTCTATATCAAAGGTATAA